CTTACCAGTAAAAGGTGACCCGACACTTGGTGCATTGAAGGTTCGCTGCTCTTTGACAAAGTTCACACAACTTTTCCGTTCCTTTGGGTAAGGCAAGAGGAATTATCTTGGATGTTGTCCCCGAAACATGAGGTTTAGCTTCCATTATCACAAGAAAGCCCGTTTGAGATGGGCAAACACACGACGTATTCGTTTTTCAACATAAATTTAGCTGAAGAAGCTAACGCCAGTTGTTGAGAAACTGTAAGTTTACGGTTGCTATGACAACGTCCTCAGTAGTTTCCCCTCTCTGCTTGTAAAGCATACATAGccagcctacacacacacacacacacacacacacacacacaataaacactaTGATCATTTAGGATACATtctatattttaaatatgatCAAATATTGTCTAATACACCTGTACTGAAAACACTTCACTGGCTGCAGGTACATTAGGCTGCTGCTTGTTTACAAGACCCTAAATGGTACGGCTCCTAAATATATTTCCGACCTGCTCACTGGCTATAGCCCAATCAGATCCCTTAGATCATCAAGCATGTGTCTCCTAAATGTACctataattaaaattaaatcaggTCGGGGTACATTTAGTTACTATGGTGCTGTtctctggaacaaactgcctgATGGCCTGAGATCTGCTGCAACTgtatcttcttttaaaaacattgtttttctctcaggCTTTCCgtagttagtgtgtgtgtgtgtgtgtgtgtgtgtgtgtgtgtgtgtgtgtgtgtgcgtgcacgcgCCTGAGCCTGCTGTAATCCATGTGTGAATACTGGTAGTAAGAATAGGACAGGGGtcataaaattaatttttattttatgaaggcctatgtgtgtgtgtgtgtgtatttatgtgttttctctcatttgtttaatgtttttcatgttttactgtaaagcacattgCTTTTacctgtgtatgaaatgtgctatacaaataaaattgaattgacatAACTTgactaataacaacaataatgataataataataatgataatgataatgataatgatgatgatgatgatgatgatgatatcttTACAAACATATTTGGTATGAAATGTGCAATTTATTATCATCAAAAACGAAAATTAACTTGTACACATTCTGTTTCTTCGTGTGATATTTAGTAAAAGCAGCTAcagaatatattttacatatcaGCTTTAggtacaaaaatatatatatttccagtTTGCTCTAGGGAAAATTCAAAGCAATTCAAATGCATCATAAGCCCTACAGCACTAATAGAAAATGCATAATGCTGCTTTGGTATTTGCCTTCCTGGGTCAACACAGGACAACAGTGGACAACAAAAACCTATATTAAAACAGAAGGTGAGCATTATATATTGGATTGATATTGAGGACACAATGTTTGCTAAAGAGATAACCCATTATTTCCTGATAATTGTCCCATACATGTATCTGCAATTCAAAAACATAATCACATCAACTGAAGCCTGAGCAAAAATCATAACATAGGCAATTGTGACTCTGACTGCTGCAAAATTAGCATTTCTGTTTACCAAGAATCAAgtcaatttaattaattttgttccAATACTGTTGCTGACATTGATTTCCTCTTTCTGGTCACTCTTTCTTACGCAAGTGGATGTATATGACCCCACTAAACAGCAGCAAAGGGACACACACCCAGGCCAGGATGAAGCAGTAGCCAAAGTGTCCTGAAGTCCGTTCCCTGGAGTCCTGAAGGATTTCCTTATTGTGTAATGTGTAGATGAGAGCTGCAGAAAAGGCGGTCAgccctaaaaaaacaaaaacaaaacaaaacaaggaaatataatgtttattttaggaCTTTAGGGGATGTGTGGAAAAGTTTGTACTGTTTGTAACCTGCTTCATTTCATATACCTATTGAGACTTTGTCACACAAAAGTTAATATCGGTAAGGAACACAAAATCTGTGGTGGTGGGTTTGCCTCAGATAGatatagtgagcagctgtaatgaaagagtttcccctcggggatcaataaagtatttctgattctgattctcattCTGATATACCTGATCCACCATATTATACTAATTTGTTCCAATGCAGCCATAACTAAGAGTAAACTAATGGTACAGCCACTGTACTCAATGATCATaccattgtttatattttttaaggTACAAATGGTAGGGGTACAAAAATGGTCCTGCAGGAAATGGTACTTTAACTTACCTGTATCAGGTTCTAGCCCACCAACAAGCTCTTGTACTCGACAAGTACAATTCTTCTGCTGTACCCAAAATATAGCATTTAGCTTATTTGCCAACCATGAACTTTAGATATTTGCTTGCCCTCCCAATTTGTAAGAGCAAGCATCAGCCTTTTCAAATGGTCTCATCATACAGAGACATGTCGCTGGCACATTGTTTCACTCCACTGTTACCTGCAAAGACTTGACACAGCCCAGTGAAGTAGAAGAGTCCACCCTTAGACATGGTGAACAGTTGACCCAGGAACACCAAgaaggagacagaagagaagacCACTGAGAGAACCATCAGGACCTGCACTGCCTGAAGCCActctggaaaaagaaaacagtcttAGTTCTCAGATTTTACCTTTGGGATAGAATTTTTCATGTAAAGCCCATTTTATGGAGATATACAACATGAAATTGTTGCTTACCAGTTTCTTTGGAGGATGCACACAACCAGGTTCCTGTGACGTTGTCAAACCTACAGTTGTACCATAGGTCTGAGTTCTCCATGCCATCCCACACCCACCAAGACTTTAAAGAGAGATTAGACATGATACACACAGTTGAATATGTTGCAGTTATGAAATAATACAgttaaagcaaacaaacaccatGTCCTATATATGACTACTACCTTCTCCATGGTTGCAATGAACAGCATTGCCAGTGTGATGAGATGCAGCAGGGTCACAAACATTAGCAGGTATGCCATTTTCAATTCCCtgccaaaaacaaataaaacagtttcaatTTAGTCTTCCTGACTGGCAACTGCATCCAACTTTACAGCTAGCAGGGAAATAGTGTGTGCCCAATTTAACACATTTGTCAGTTCCACAGTGAAAATTAGTGTGTTAGGGAACTTTCCTGTTTTGCCTTGAAACATAACATGGAAAATATGAGTAGCTAAACAGAGTATACTCTGTGTTGCGCAAGACCACGCTTCAAAACAGAGTGCAATGAGTTATTTCTAAAACTGCTCTTTGACTGGCCTGTGTGTTGCCATACAGCAAACCTGCAGAGAACCTGGGCGGGCCTATTGAAATCTAAATGGATCCAAAATATTTACCCAATTAACCTCTCTACCCTTCTgaatggttgtttttttttcattgtgtagAGTAAACAGTCTGTATTTGTCATTTAGATttcattaaagctgctctaCTTGCTAAAGCCTGTGATTTTACAAAGCTATTCGACATTGTACCTACAGTAGTAAtgcacaagcaaaaaaaaaaaactttgaggGAAATTGTCTGTAGATCTTTATCTATAGGAGAGGTCCATTTGGGTGGGCGTTGGAGTAACAATTACTGTCAAATTATGTCATTAGACTAGATTTCATCCATCACATGAAAGTGAATGAATGGTACAAATTCTGTTCATTTTGGTGTAAggaatcaaataaaatacacatattaCAAAGACATGATATGTAACAAACATTATCTTTTTTCTGTTGAAGGATTGTTAAAAGAAGTTATTCTGCTATGGCACACAAAATGTGTGATAATAAAAACACGCATCTTTCAATCGCATGATTTTTGCTACCCTTTACTTTTAGAGCTTGTGTTACTAGGAGATGTGATGCAAGAATCACCGCAATGACATTAAGTGGAACTATGATCGAGCAAGATATTCACTGAAAGTCAAGGAAATATCTACTCACCTCGGCTATTGCCTGTTCCTCTGAATCAGATCTCAGGAGCAGTTTCACCACTCTACAACATTGTGCCCCTCTTGGTGGTCCTCTCCTTTCTAGTCTTGCCACAccccctttatttttttcagttactCCATCCAAACTTTCCAAGGAGAACGCCCATTTCCTCTGAGCAGAACAGAGCTCCCTTTTGCTTTGCCTCGTAGTCCCTCAGTACAACATCACCATCCAAAAAAGACTCAAATGAGACCCACCCATGGGCTGTGGAGGCACATAAAACCACATGAAAAGACCTCCTCTGTAAACAGTCCACTTGCAATGCTCTTCGGCATGACGAGGATTCTACCATACCTCATCCATTCATGATCCGAGTCTTATTAGATTAGATATagggaaaataaacacactgctGCAACATAGTTCTCATTTCTACACCAGAACATTATGATTATTCAGAGTGCGCTGGTCACTCAGAAAACATCTGGGCGGGACACACCATGCAAACATGCCTTAGCTCATG
This sequence is a window from Siniperca chuatsi isolate FFG_IHB_CAS linkage group LG10, ASM2008510v1, whole genome shotgun sequence. Protein-coding genes within it:
- the LOC122883790 gene encoding epithelial membrane protein 3-like → MAYLLMFVTLLHLITLAMLFIATMEKSWWVWDGMENSDLWYNCRFDNVTGTWLCASSKETEWLQAVQVLMVLSVVFSSVSFLVFLGQLFTMSKGGLFYFTGLCQVFAGLTAFSAALIYTLHNKEILQDSRERTSGHFGYCFILAWVCVPLLLFSGVIYIHLRKKE